Proteins from one Corynebacterium epidermidicanis genomic window:
- a CDS encoding aminodeoxychorismate lyase has product MGSPKIAPLIFVIEPFGGSTRAHLPTLPLLYVDDFAVTRGEGVFETLRVVDGKVVNLERHVRRFQRSAVALGIPEPKASHWSKATADACAEWENLHPGIEATCRWTLSRGRESRRDIPTAWMVISPVSPEILWQREHGVKAMTGPRGYRLTEETPWAVSGVKSLGYAANMSALRYAKSQGFDDVIFCDGENVLEGATSTVLSIRGHKIRTPLTGGDVLPGTTQAALFSQATAAGFSCKEKPLTKSDLLKADSVWLVSSVRGAVRVTQLDDRIITKSGDAFDLDKYLKGIEIPERG; this is encoded by the coding sequence ATGGGTTCCCCGAAGATTGCCCCACTGATTTTCGTGATTGAGCCGTTCGGCGGTTCGACACGCGCGCACCTGCCGACGCTACCTTTGCTTTACGTCGATGATTTCGCTGTCACTCGAGGAGAGGGCGTTTTTGAGACCCTGCGTGTAGTGGATGGCAAAGTGGTGAATTTGGAGCGACACGTGCGTCGATTCCAACGCTCGGCTGTCGCATTGGGAATTCCGGAGCCGAAGGCGTCGCATTGGTCTAAGGCCACCGCCGATGCTTGCGCGGAATGGGAAAACCTGCATCCAGGTATCGAGGCGACCTGCCGCTGGACATTGAGCCGGGGTCGGGAATCGCGGCGGGATATCCCCACTGCTTGGATGGTCATCAGCCCGGTCAGCCCCGAGATACTGTGGCAGCGCGAGCATGGCGTCAAAGCGATGACCGGCCCGCGTGGCTATCGACTCACCGAAGAGACCCCATGGGCAGTGTCAGGTGTAAAATCGCTGGGCTATGCCGCGAACATGTCGGCGCTGCGCTATGCGAAGTCCCAAGGGTTTGATGATGTCATTTTCTGTGACGGTGAGAATGTGCTCGAAGGGGCTACTTCCACCGTCCTAAGTATCCGTGGACACAAGATTCGAACTCCACTGACTGGCGGAGATGTGCTGCCCGGCACGACGCAAGCAGCGTTGTTTTCGCAGGCCACTGCGGCCGGCTTCTCGTGCAAGGAAAAGCCACTCACTAAGAGCGATTTGCTCAAAGCGGACAGTGTGTGGCTCGTTTCTTCCGTCCGCGGCGCCGTGCGTGTGACGCAGCTCGACGATCGGATCATCACGAAGTCAGGTGATGCGTTTGACCTGGATAAGTATCTGAAGGGAATAGAGATTCCGGAGCGGGGATAG